Proteins encoded together in one Thermomonospora curvata DSM 43183 window:
- the drmC gene encoding DISARM system phospholipase D-like protein DrmC yields MTMAWERFETAVADHVARLGPVRLRALAARFDQGRLRGIEDCVPDFPGEAAAIADAARGDGALPPQAVAAYLRGAAAALAHREASLRVEAVWSGPTSHAVPVRSTAQVLIRLVGRATRELLLMTYSAKPYEPLREALAAAVARKVTVRVVVETLQGAGSALSGEEPAAAFHGLGVELWHWPVARRADENARMHAKIALADRRELLVSSANLTHSGVHDNIEAGLLVHGGPAPQRAAEHFDALRSAGILERM; encoded by the coding sequence ATGACCATGGCCTGGGAGCGCTTCGAGACGGCCGTCGCCGACCACGTGGCGCGGCTGGGGCCGGTGCGGCTGCGGGCCCTGGCCGCCCGGTTCGACCAGGGACGCCTGCGGGGGATCGAAGACTGCGTGCCCGATTTCCCCGGCGAGGCGGCCGCCATCGCCGATGCCGCCCGCGGCGATGGCGCCCTGCCTCCCCAGGCCGTCGCGGCCTACCTGCGCGGTGCCGCGGCCGCGCTGGCGCACCGGGAGGCGTCGCTGCGGGTCGAAGCGGTATGGAGCGGACCCACCAGCCATGCGGTGCCGGTGCGCTCGACCGCCCAGGTGCTCATCCGGCTCGTCGGCCGCGCCACCCGCGAACTATTGCTGATGACCTACTCGGCCAAGCCCTATGAGCCGCTGCGGGAGGCGCTGGCCGCCGCCGTCGCCCGGAAGGTGACCGTCCGGGTCGTGGTGGAGACCCTCCAAGGGGCCGGCAGCGCGCTGTCGGGAGAGGAGCCGGCGGCGGCCTTCCACGGGCTGGGCGTGGAACTGTGGCACTGGCCGGTCGCCCGGCGGGCCGACGAGAACGCCAGGATGCACGCCAAAATCGCGCTGGCCGACCGCCGGGAACTGCTGGTCTCCAGCGCCAACCTCACCCACTCGGGAGTGCACGACAACATCGAGGCCGGGCTGCTCGTCCACGGCGGTCCCGCCCCCCAGCGGGCGGCCGAGCACTTTGACGCGCTACGCTCGGCCGGGATCCTGGAGCGGATGTGA